A window from Ignavibacteriota bacterium encodes these proteins:
- a CDS encoding type II toxin-antitoxin system HigB family toxin, whose amino-acid sequence MQRVISRKTLISFWEKYPDSEQPLKSWFDEVRNASWDTANKLKEQYRNASIITKKRVTFNIKGNHYRLIVDIEYKLGIIFIVWIGTHKEYDKLNIREVSYVKGN is encoded by the coding sequence ATACAGCGTGTAATTTCTAGAAAAACACTAATTTCATTTTGGGAAAAATATCCGGATTCAGAGCAGCCTTTAAAATCTTGGTTTGATGAAGTAAGAAACGCTAGTTGGGATACAGCTAACAAATTAAAAGAGCAATATAGAAATGCTTCAATTATAACGAAGAAGCGGGTTACTTTTAATATTAAAGGAAATCACTATCGCTTAATTGTTGATATTGAATATAAACTAGGGATAATATTTATTGTTTGGATAGGTACCCATAAAGAATATGATAAATTAAATATCAGGGAAGTGAGTTATGTTAAAGGCAATTAA